TGGCGGTACATCTCGGCGGCCTTGGCCAGCGAGGCGTCGGCCTCGGCGAGGCGGCCCTCGGCGACCAGGGTGCGGGCGACCTGCCGGTGCATCCGGGCGACCAGCGCGGGGTCGCCGACCTGCGGCGCGAGGGCCAGCGCGAACTCGGCGGCCTGGGCGGCGCGGGCGTGGGCGCCCATGTCCATGTACGGGCCGATGGCGGAGGCGTAGAGCAGGAGCAGGGCGTCCGGGTCGTGCAGTCCCCCGCTGTTCAGCTCGTCGAGGGTGGACTCCAGGAGGTAGACGGCGTACCGGAGCTCACCGGCGAGGTAGTGGGCGACGGCACGGCCGCGCAGCGCGGGGACGCGGGCGGGAAGGGGGGCGTCCCGGAGGGTCTGCTCGGCCCGCTCGAAATGCTGTTGGGCGGCGGCGAGGTCACCGGTGTCCAGCGCGCACTCGCCGAGACCGAGCAGCGCGGTGGCCTGCTCGTCCATCAGCCCGTACGTCTCCGCCTCCGCGAGCAGGGCGGCGTACTGCTCCCCGGCCTCCGCCGCCTCCCCGGTGGCGAAGGTGCGCCGGGCCTCGGTCAGCCGCAGCCGCAGGTCGGTGGCGAGGCGGGCGGGGCGGCCGGTGGCCAGCTCGTCGAAGGCGACGCCGAGCCGGTCGGCGAGATGCCGCAGCGCCTCGTCGGACGGGCGGACCCGGCCGGCCTCCAGGGTGGAGATGTAGGCGGGCGTGTAGGCCGGTTCGGCCAACTGCCGCTGGGTGAGGCCGCGTTCGTGCCGCAGCTGCTGCACCCTGCGCCCGATGGTCTCCGGGTCGTCCCGCTTCGCCATGGGCTTAATCATGCCAGTAAATTGACTTACGCCGGGGGTGGTTGGGAAGGAAGCGACGCAGTTGGGGACGGGTCGGCCGGTGCCGCCGGGGGGCGAGCCGGATCGGCCAACTGCCGCCGGACCCCTTTCGGCCGGTCCGCGGAACCCCCTAGGTTAGGAACAAGATTAAGGCTGCTTAATCCCCCACTGTCGTTGCGAGGTTGCCGTGCACGGACCCGAATCCGCTCCTCACGGACGCCCTTCCGCCCGGTACGCCCGGGCGTTCGCCGCGGCGGTCGTCGCGGCGACGGCCCTGATCGCCGCGGCGAACGCGGGACCGGCGCGGGCCTCGGAGCCCGAACGGGCGCAGATCTCGGTGCAGACCTCCCCCGAGGGCCGGCAGTAGGGCTGGTCGGGCCCGGCGCCGGGCGGACGACGTGCCCGGCCGCGAGCCGATCCGGGAGGGCCGCCGGCCGTCCGGGGCGTCCCGGCGGGCGGGGACGCGGTTTCGGTCGGCCGGGCACGGGTAGTCGGGCCTCATTTCGGGCGGTTCGTGGCGCGTGGCACCGCGGCGCATCACGCCGCTGACGTCGCCCGAGGAGGCGTCGGAGGAGGGAGTCGCCGTGCGGCCCATGGACGAACCGGAGCGGGCGTGGGCCGCCGACGCCATCGCCGACGGCATCCGGGGTGCCGAACCCCGCGAGATACCGCGCAGGCTGTGCCATGTCGCCGTCCGCCTGCTGCCGGTGGCCCGCGCGAGCGTGTCGCTGTGCAACCAGGGGATGCCCGTGCCGCTGAGCGCGAGCGACGACCGCGCCGCGTACCTGATGGAGGTCCAGGCCACGCTGGGCGAGGGGCCGTGTCTGCAGGCCGCCCGTACCGGCGCGCCCGTGCTCGCCGCCGACCTGGCGGCCGGCCAGGACGCCGGCCGCTGGCCGGTCTTCGCCCAGCAGGCGACGTCCCTCGGGGTACGGGCCGTGTACGCGCTGCCGCTGGGCGACAACGCGGGATGCCTGGGCACGCTCGACCTCTACCGCGACGTACCCGGCATGCTCAGTCCCGGCGAACTGCGCACCGCCTACCTGATGGCCGGCGTCATGACGGTCGCCCTGATCGCCCTGCCCACCGGCGAGGAGAACGGCGGCCACCTTCCGGGCGGCCTCTGGCTGAGCGAGCTGGCCACCGAGCACGACGAGGTCTACCAGGCCATCGGCATGGTCATGGCGCAGCTGGGCGTCGGTGAGGACGAGGCGCTGGCACGGCTGCGGGGACACGCCTTCGCGCGGGGCCGGACCGTGCTCGACGTCGCGCACGACGTGGTCGCACACCGCAAGCGGTTCGAGCCGGACTAGCGGGTGTCCCGTCGGCCGGGCCGGCGTCTCACACCTGCACCCGCCCCTGCTTGCGCACCTCCGCCAGCCGCTTCGCGCCCAGCTCGGCCGCGGCCCGGGTGACCTCCGTCGACACCTCGCCGAGTCCGCCGTTGGCGACGGTGAACGCGTCCTGGCCGACGCGCACGGCGGCGACGTCGAGGGTGAGGGTGACGGACTCACCGGCGTCCGCACGGGTGACCGTGATCCGCAGCCCCTGCCGCGCGTCGCCGATCGCCGGCAGCCGGGAGTCGGCGACCTGCACGCCCTGCACCACCCCGCGTGCCGTGGTCGCCGTGAACTGCCGGCACTGCGTCGGCAGGGTCCGCAGCCAGACCAGGATCCGGTCGACGTCCGTCGACCGCTGGGCGGACACCTGGTACCGCAGCTGGGCGTCGGCGTACCCGTCGTCGAGCCCGACGACGGCGCGGGCGGGCGCGGCGAGCAGCTCGTCGCTGTACAGCGCGTCGATCAGTCGCTGGCAGTCGGGCGACCCGGCGGGCGCGGACGCCTTGAGGAACCCGTCGCGCCACGTGGCGACGCCCTGCGTGGGCGCCCAGGGGTCCCCGAGGTCGGCCTCGGTGATGAGCGCGGCCTCGGCCTGGGCCCGGGTGAGGGCCTGCGGGGCCCGGGGCGCCGTGGGGGACACGTCGGGGGAGGCGGAGGAGAAGTCGGGGGCGTGGCGCGCGACGTCGGAGGCGAGCCCGGAACAGGCGCCGACGGCGAACAGCCCACCCGCCGACAGGGCGGAGACGGCGAGGAAGCGGGCGGAGGGGCGCGGGGTCATCGGGGTGCCTCCAGGGGGACTGCCGACGTGGCTGTGTCCACGGGATCACCCCGACCGGCGGCACACCAGCACGCCGGGCCGTAAGGGGCAGGGGGTCGGGCCCGTAAGGGTGAGCCCCCTCGCCCGACAGGCCGAGCCCCGCGCCCCGACGCGGGGGCCGTGCACCGGATCGTCCACCGGGCGGTGGCTCGCGGATCCCTGTCGGGGCCTCCGCGTAAGGTCGCTGGCGTATGCAGGGGCGTAGCGGCCCGGTGAGAGGAGCCCGGCGTGAACGGTCAGCCCATTCCGGTCGTCATCGACTGCGACACCGGCGTCGACGACGCCCTGGCCCTGCTGTTCGCCGTGCGGCACCCGGCGATCGATCTGCGCGCGGTCACCTGCGTGGCCGGGAACACCGACGTGGACGGCGT
This region of Streptomyces chromofuscus genomic DNA includes:
- a CDS encoding helix-turn-helix domain-containing protein, whose amino-acid sequence is MAKRDDPETIGRRVQQLRHERGLTQRQLAEPAYTPAYISTLEAGRVRPSDEALRHLADRLGVAFDELATGRPARLATDLRLRLTEARRTFATGEAAEAGEQYAALLAEAETYGLMDEQATALLGLGECALDTGDLAAAQQHFERAEQTLRDAPLPARVPALRGRAVAHYLAGELRYAVYLLESTLDELNSGGLHDPDALLLLYASAIGPYMDMGAHARAAQAAEFALALAPQVGDPALVARMHRQVARTLVAEGRLAEADASLAKAAEMYRQLQIRTELANCHWMRGYVHAQNGDLEHAETELRAAQDMLSAKRAALYSSQVAVELADVLHRRGKSEEASALLHEVLGDLSSERGAVHAAAAHRLLGRIAEDARDTESAEEHYVRALSLLERAGATGDLADLCRLLGDLLRRTGRVEAALDAYRTGLGHRTAPGTTTLGPAPAQPPL
- a CDS encoding GAF and ANTAR domain-containing protein: MDEPERAWAADAIADGIRGAEPREIPRRLCHVAVRLLPVARASVSLCNQGMPVPLSASDDRAAYLMEVQATLGEGPCLQAARTGAPVLAADLAAGQDAGRWPVFAQQATSLGVRAVYALPLGDNAGCLGTLDLYRDVPGMLSPGELRTAYLMAGVMTVALIALPTGEENGGHLPGGLWLSELATEHDEVYQAIGMVMAQLGVGEDEALARLRGHAFARGRTVLDVAHDVVAHRKRFEPD